The genomic stretch CTTCAAGGGACTTTCGgtctcaatagacctctacccgagaaacgtcatcatgacgttggtagacagaccgaaactgaaacagatcggaaggggagggctgggttccacgaatggccacttgttcgctgcctcctactgaaagaaaagtagggtcgaaggtcgcgtccctttcagggaccgtcgtaatcccctcaagatagTGGTTTTCGGGTGCGAcgttgttcgcccctagctggCTAGCTTCAGCAGCTTCTAGctagcgtagttcaactctagcAATACCAAATACcacattggtggcgctgtcgaacactatgcatttgcttacaaacacatttgtttacaaacagggagaggtctattgggtTTGATCTAAGTCTGCATGCAATGCCGGTACTGCTAAAAATATAAGCCATAACTGTTCATCTCTCCCCTAAGAAGTGGTGGTCAGTGATGATTGAAACTTGTAGATTTTATAAATTGTTCTAAACTGTGTAGAATTTTTTTTTGAATATTTGGCCAATTTGATTGCAATCCCTTGTTTTTCTAACGCGTGCTTCCCAGGTGACCTCGCTAAAGCCATAAGATCCCAGACGAACCTGCACTTCGGCGTCTACCACTCCTTGTTGGAATGGTTCAACCCGTTATATTTACAAGACAAGGCAAACAAGTGGAGGACCAACCATTTTGTCCAGGCGAGTCATGATGCCTATGAAGCCAAGTAAGGTTAATGCAGAACAGGAAACAACCTGGAGAAGGCTGTCTTTTGGCAATGTTTCATGTAAACCTGCTTACAGTTATTAATTGTTACTTGGTAGCATTGGCtttgagtcggagcgctcataGTTCTCTAGTTTCAGAGAAATGTACCAGTCAAAGCATTTATCACAAAAACACAAGTGTACGGTGAACAACAGCCGTGCACCCACCATTGAGAACTCTCGTGCAACACTATGCGAAGCCTTGGGCTCGCACAGAAGCCGAACTACAGAAGAGGGGCATCTCTGGAACCACAGGGGCTCCCTACACTGTTAaagcagaggggggggggggggggtacttgCAGAAtaagctcgccgttgttggccacactgaagtgggcgtcgtcacgactatagcagaaaaaaaaaaaaaaagaaagaactcaaaacacacagaaaggacggacggatggaggatgaggatgcgttgagggtgcacgagttcgtcggggagagcaaagtattagatgggtcgttgagcaaggcccgccttctgcagaaagagactgaggttaaaacagaacttcaccacatagcaagctcctagccaaccatcattccgaataatatcaatctgtgtcctgatttgtccAAAACAGGgtggaggcgcctatctgggggggggggggggggggggctatatttattagacgaaaaggaaaaaaaacgagggaaaggtcagccaaacgagacgtcggcttgctgttccagaaataaataaataaagtaagaaagaaaattaagaaatactaaataaatagaaagaaaagaaaagaattaaagaaagaaagaaatagataggcgcctcctcccatattcaacaaatcaatacacagtgATGAtacattcggaatgatggttggctatgagcgtgctatgtggtgaagctctgttttaacagtgtaccatACACATACACATGACCATAAAAATGATACGACGACGTACCCTGGGAATATCAACATTTATTTGTGGTGACTAACTAAAGAAGTAGAAATTCGAAAGCACACTCAGAGGTGATACTacgaattatttttttttaaattcgatCCAATATTTTTCTAATGTAGATGGCGACACGCAGACATCCGGTTCacatccacactcttaaaaatgaacttcaccgcatagcgcgcgcctgcccaaccatcatctcgaatgatatcgttatctgccccgatttgttgaaaacgggaggcgtacacttttttgtgacacgtatgctgttcataattgtcacagaaaaggcgtacgcctctcgttttcaacaaatcagggcagataacgatatcatttgtgATGattgttgactaggagcgtgctgtgcggtgaagttaatttttaagagtgcaggtgaGCGACGTAAAAGGAACCGCTGGTATTAATCGCTCCATCCTCTGTGCGAGTGTATACTTCCACCAACATGTGTGACCTCCTTGCTTTTGAACGATAGGCGGTTCGTGGATGGTAATAGATCGCTACCCGAGAAACGTAATGATGACGTTGGTGACCGAAACAAAAAATCGGGGAGAGAGGGctaggttccacgaatgggcacttgttcgctgcctcccattgaaagaaaagtaggaccgaaggtcgcgtccctttcagggaccaccgtaatcccatgaagaccgtggctttagggcgcgaccttgttggcccctagcttccagcgtagttcaactctaccaaattggtggcgctgtcgaacactatgacgtcatgtgtttacaaacagggagaggtctattttaGGTAACAAGTCTACTAGTAGTTGCGTACTCTCGTTGGCAGATGCTCATGTCCTACCGGCCATACAATCGGCCTACAAAACCAGCATTTGTGCTGGTCTGCTCAGCAATCTGCTCTCATAGCTATCTTTATTAAAAATCTGTAACGGgtcaaaaaaagaaatcacCCTGTATTTCATTCTCCCGTGGATTCTAGCAAAGTATATTTGGAGCGTGTAGCTTTGCCGTGTGGTTGATTTCTACCCGCTCCCATAAGTAATAAGCACTATCAGTCCCTGCAAAGACCAGTAGAAAGAGTCAGCTAGCTGTGAGCCAGTTAAAGAACATCAGGTGCTGGGGACGATGCTTATCTATGCAGTACAGGAAACCACGATGGACAATCACAATATAGTGCATTCTAGACACACTCGAGATACTCGACACTCTGTAGACATCGCGCTAGACTATGGACTCTCTATGGACACTTGACACTGGACACTATCTCTAATTGACACTTGATGATACTTACCCTTTTTGGACACCCTACGGCACAAATAGCGAGCTCTTTAAAGACGCGTCACAGCGGCAACATATCCCGGTCATCAACCTGGTGAATAACGCCACGTTTTCGAACATGTTTCAGGGAAAAACCATGGTCGAACTCTACGACTTGGTGAATAATTACAGGCCAGAAGTGATCTGGTCTGACGGGGACTGGGAAGCTCGGGATACTTATTGGAACAGTACGGCTTTCCTCGCTTGGCTCTACAACGACAGGTGAGGGCATGGAGACTATGAAGTAGTATGCggtgctacactctaagaaaaaaatatagaaTTTCCATTTCTTGCCAATCCACGCgtgccttctcctccgcgggtagaCGCGGCGTCGTCCCTTTCCTTTGCTTCtttctctcacgtttgctctaagaaaaaaaaaaggtagaatttcctacccaagctgatAGAACGtcagtttctactctgcagtttctttctactctgcagttataccgaaaaggtaaaattggtttgagtagaaagtgtttgcaatacagctctaccgagatgggtagaaaattctgcgttttttttttctttcttagggTGCACATCAACCAATGTACTGTCAAGTATTCAATTTGATATGTGTCTACTTCGCTATTCTTAGCAACGTTCGATACACGATTTCGACCAACAGAACTTCTACTCCCTACGCGGGTCCTCCGATGTCATCTAAACATTTTGCGATaaattaaaggagcaatgacgtgacgtttaacatcgctcgaaatcctaCCTCGTCTGttaagctgtccaccaggagtcaccatgcaaactATTTTGGCTCTGTGGTACGTTATAggtgtgcaatcgaatttacaaaaaaaaaaaaaaaagaagagaagaaagtcGGAGAAAGCAACCGCAGTCGGCCGACAagatgctctcgtgacgtgaTGAAGGCTCCGCGCTTtgtctctttgttttttctttgcacGCGCCGCTTatgcatgcttgagctgtgccgccgTACGTCACTTGTCACGTGAGGAGAGTATCATATACGTCACGAAGTCCTCTCATTCTGTGATGCGCTCTTTTCATAAGGAGAAGGATTTTTCAAATGTGTCCGGAACGtagccctcgcgctcgctctgtaggtcacccaCCCTCATCGTTCTtacgcaggaactcattttattcgttcgAGGACACTCTGCGCCGAAAAAAGTAAACAAAGTGGGCGTTACcccagtgctcctttaaatcaGCATGGATACGCTAATGCGATAATTGCAGTAGTTATGCATTTTAATGATTTTCGTTTTAGAGCACCTTGCGAATAGACTGGTTTTGTGTTGTAGAGGGAGCAGGGCATCTGTCAAGGTACAAGGTTGCACGTTTTTGTGCTATTTCATAACCACTCATTGTTGATGAGAAACACTAACGCGAATATGAGCTGAAGAATGGACGTTGCAAAAGTGCGCACAAAAATAGAAGGGGGTGGGGTTATGTCGAAATTGGCTCGACGTTGTTGACTATGCACACgggtgggcgtcgtcacgattATAGCCAGAAAGGGGTGAAGGGGAAATAGGGTGAAGAGCTTGAAGTGAGACATGTATCGAGGATGAATGCGTTCGATATGCACTGTGGATGGGGGCACGTTGCTGTATTTGTTTAAGGAAAAGGCGCACACCACAATAACCTCTGCGCAAGTCAGTGTGCCGGAAGACACGGCGATCacctctgattcgaggagagagcaGGCCATACGCCTTTTCGTGGCCACCACCCTGTGGCCGGATGCATAAGCTCCAGGCGACCTTTTCAACAGGGAGTCCCGAAAGGCAATGTTCTCTCTCGAACTCTATTCACAAAGGTCCGTGACCTACTTCGTATTCTCCACACCTCACTACGTTGACGATATTTGTTTCCGCATAACAGGGCGGAACAAGGAAAGAATCCGTGACTCGACGGAAGTTGCTCTTGCTTCAGTCAGTGCAACTTTGTCCAGTAGAGGGTTGGAACTAGTACCTTGGGAAGTCCCAGTGCCTCGTCTGCATCCCGCGTGGGAGCCACGTTGGAAGGGACTTCCCCGGGATCAGCTTCAATGACGTCTCTATCCTAAGATGGAAATCGTGCATTACATGCCTCGGCATTACAATCGACAGTGCATAGCGCTGGTCGAAGTAAGTCAGTGACATCGTctctcgcggaaagaaaacactaaAACTTCGACGAGAATCTCGGGTAAGGCACGGTGTTGCAGCTCATGCCGCGCGCAATTTCTTGCAGACTGCAAGAACCATACGCTGCATGCCATTTTACACCCCAGCACGACCCTCTCCTCTAGACGCCTGAGGGTTCAGAATATAGGGCGCCACGCATAACGAAGCTGCCTTGGAGGCCTCTATAATGACTCAGACCCAACTCGGGTTTCTGGTCGGACGACGCACAAAACCACCGAGCTTGCCGACTTCACTCCCCCATCTTCTGGTCATCATCATCTCGTTATCATCTTATCACCATCTTCAGTCTACTGTCGCGAAgatgcccacatctgtgaggccaacTACGGCAAGCTGTCACAATCACCACCACCTTATGGCAATTACCATGAATTCAAAAGTCAACAAGAAGGTATGCGCGGTAACTTTTTCATAACGGTATCATTTTGCATGGCGGTTGAATCGGAGTGTGTGATGCGGTgagttcctcttttttttttttgtcctttttttttgttagcgtTGCACATTTTACGCTCTTCTGTAACGCGTGACGCTACATCGAGAGAAGAGCAAAGGCAAGGAAAGTCTTACCAACGGCGTGACCCGCGTGTAagggcgtcccgctcgttggtcaaagtcgtgctgaagactgggaggaggtgggttcgaatcctaccaccggctgtgctgtatgatgttttctctgggttttacGAAGACTtatttccagacgaacgtcggcacagttgcccctgaCGTCGTcgcagggcgcatactaaccccccccccccaataccccactccttcctgctgtccactttccatctgtacgccgctcatagccactgttgcttcgcggcgcaaacacggagTGCAAAGAAGAGGCAAAGTCCTCCTTTCGTGCTAGTACGCGGAATTCGTGCAACTCTGGCTATATGGAGAACAACAAGTAGCAAGGGGAAAGGTGAGTACTCGTCCTCGGGAGAGTTCAGAAGGACCTGTGATGTCATTTGTCTGAAAAATATGTCGTGAGAAATATCGGACCCACCCCATCAACCACACGGCCACATTGCAGCTACCACCACCGTCGTTGGGTGCTGcgtccaacaacaacaatggatgCTGACGATGTGATGAGGGGAGAGGGTGACgtggggattcgagcggtctgcctgcttATATTAGCGCACGTTactcggggaagggatgaaagggggtGGGGGAAGGGGTAGGGGAAGGCTCACACGTAGATGTGATGGTTGATGTAGATGTGATGTAGATGGGGTGTTCCAGCGCGGCGTTGCGGTACCATACCCCATTGCACGTAGAATATTATATGAGTGTTGCGTCCACTCCACAATGTAAAAGGTAGGAAATTAGGGAATTGGAGAATGAACACAACTTACGGAGCTCCTCAGCCGTGAGCACTGCTCTCTCAACTTCTGTGTCTTTCAACTGAAGACTTGTGTACCTGACTTCGTGCTTCGTGGTCACTCGTACAGCTCTTTTTCCGGCCCCCGACACCTCCCTCTGCGTCCCAGGGCTAACAAGGGAGAAAGGCGACGTTGCAGCATACGTGAGGAAGCTGCTCACTCTAGATATGATGTGCGCGTGGTATGCGACCTCCACAGcagaataaacctctacccgagtaacgccatcatgacgttggtagacacaccgaaacctaaacagatcggaaggggagagctgggttccacgaatgggcaattgttcgctgcctcctattgaaagaaaagtaggaccgaaggtcgcgtccttttcagagaccatcgtaatccactcaagaccgtggctttcgggcacgaccttgttcgccactagcttagaacgtagttcaactctaccaaactcgtggcgctgttgaacattatgacgtcatttgtttacaaacaggtagaggtctattcacgGACGGCTCAACCACGAGCTAATCGCCATCGtctctcacataaaacatcgtcaacatgcgcCGAGCTTTATGCTATTCCTTTCGCCACCcggaaaattactgacagccccgtTCGCTCTTGGGTCGTTTTTACGGATCCCAGGTCTGCGCGGCAGTGTGTGGCAACTACGGGACGTCGCGGCTCCCTCAGccctgtggtcattgaaattctgTAAGTACATAAGACACACAGGGCCGCTCTATCGTCTTCCAGTAGATCCCGAGGCATGTGGGCATCAGTGGAAACGAGGGCGCAGATCGCACAGCCGCAGGCGCGCATGAGCACACCCAGCGTGTGCCCATCATCTTGGCTCGGGaggatcgccgttacctcgcATCACCGGACCCGAGATGCACTCTCAATGGCAgcatgacatcaccacccattGTCTGCTTTACTCTGTCgacagtcttccaccgcatgaggcttaaTGTAGCTTTTACACATCTCATCGGTGTCGGCgcatccagcctctgttccacgtgtggtgtgcgcggtgatcTCCATAacatcctcctggtctgcggacagtaagTCAGCTTAACATCAAGTCAACGTCAGTTCAGCGTAGCCAAATTTCTCGGGCCGTGGTCGGACCCATCCCATGAGATATGCAAGGCGTACGAGTTGTTGcggagttcctctccagcactggactaatagACAATCTCTAAGTGTACTGCCATATTGTGTGTGCGCGCAACTTATCACTAGCAACAATTTGTTCTACATCCAATTTCCAGTCCCGTTCGCGAGACCGTGGTTGTGAACGATCGCTGGGGAATAAACGCCAACTGCAAGCACGGTGACTTTTACAACTGTAAAGACAACTACGACCCGGGTAATCCAGCGCTTTTTCCTCGTACTTCGCATTTCCATaatgtttgtttttttacatgTCGTTCCTTGTACGTATTCAGGTGTGCTTATGAGCCACAAGTGGGAACGCTGCACCACGATCGACATGAAATCTTGGGGTTACCGCAGACACGCTAGCGCCCAGGACTATCTTACCATTGAGGAGCTGCTCCGAAGAGTTGTCAAGACAATCAGGTGCATGGGTTTGCGAAATACTGGTGAATTGAAATGGAGAGAATCGTAAAGTGTGTTTATGCTACAGATAACGACAAATAATTAAAATATGGTCACAGTCAATCCATGAGATATGCAGGGCTAGGTATTTGTAAGCGCGAATTTCTGTAAGTAAACTTATTTGCCAGTGCAGTGCTTGCTTGCATTCTGTCTTTTATGGTTCCCCTGCACTAGGGGTTCTTAGCGCTTTTTTAGAAAACTGTAGTTTCCTCGCGGAATCGCTGTCATGGTTCACTTATTTACTTGCCCCTTGCAAAAAGATGTGTTTGCTAGCAAAATAATCTGTTGGTGCATAAACAGCTGCAACGGAAACATCTTAATCAACGTGGGTCCTACTAAAGATGGTGTCATCACTCCCGTGTTCCAAGAGAGGCTTCTGCAGTTGGGTTCCTGGCTGAAAGTGAACGGAGAGGGTCTCTATGCGTCAAAACCTTGGAAGCACCAGAACGACAGCCACACTCCTGGAGTATGGTAAGTACTCCTACGTCGCCACAACTATTCAGACGCTTACGGCCGTATTCGTAAGCGGTCATCCACGCGACACTCTACCTCGACCCCagtgagaggaagaaagaagggaCCCTTATGAGAAGCCACTGGGCTTCAAGAAACACCGACGCTTCCGTTTTAGTACTCGGGGAAAAACGCGATGGACTCGCCCCGTATTATAGGGCCATTTCTAGTCAAGGTCTATTTTAGAAGGATACTATACAGGAGCAGCTCGAGTGGAGGCTCGCGTCGAAGATCGTTTAACAATGCGGCCCTTGAGAGTAAATatacctctacccgagaaacgtcatcatgacgttggtagacagactgaaaccgaaacaaataagAAGGGGAGGGcttggttccacgaatgggcacttgttcactgcgtcttattgaaagaaaagcaggaccgaaggtcgcgtccctttcagagaccattgTAATTCCGTCAAGACTgtggttttcgggcgcgaccttgttctctcctagcttcgagcgtagttcaagtctatcaaattggtggcactgtcgaGCACCATGACGTCGTTTGTttataaacagggagaggtctattgacatAACAAGTGGCAAGAGACATCCCTGTTATAATCGCTTCATCATTTGATGGTTCTTCCAACCCAATCCAAACGAGAGCAGTCTAGTGCGCCGAAGCATCAGCCTCCTGAGAAAGAGGAAGCCTGTCTTCAgaactttttgtttgtttgttatgttTTTAATTttatcagattttttttttgtcctttgcTTAGTCGTATGGTTCCTGTTAAGCTCCTTCAGACATCTTATACTGAGTTTCTCTTGCCGTTTTCCCACTTGGACACAAGGcttatgattgattgattgattgatttgtaaaagaaaaaaatggagatgttagtctcgcgCCACTCGGGACTGGACGAAGCTTGTCTCTCAATCGCACTGCATTGAATTTAACATCAATTAAAACATGTACTACGAAAAACGCGTAGGACGGTACACTGCGCCGACAAACATCGATTACCCAGAGCGAAATATTCCTCGTAACACCCACGGCTACGCAGCGTTGGTACTTGCGTCAAAATTCTAATTTCCTCCCACCTGATCTTGCAAAAGCACGAAACCTTTTTCGAACAGGCGTCGCATGTTTGGAAAGATGATAATCTGCTATTGGAATTCGCGTGGGCACGGACAAACGTGAAAGCAGCTCGATATTGAAACTAAAGTTTTCAATTACGCCATTCAACGGTTGTTAGAATTTCGACAAGAAGCTGAATACATTGAGACTGAAGCCTCCTGAACTTCATGCATGACGATCAATTTGCCAATTGAAAAATGCTAGTGCGGAGAGTAACCTTATGAGATTTCTGCGAATGAACGGTTGTCTTACGGTTCTGATATTGAGTGTCTGCTTACGATTGACGGCAGAGAAAGAAATCCTTCGTCGCACACTGTCCATTAATCTTTTTGACGCGACAGGACACGGGAGTACGAAACAACCCGCAGTCCCAAGTCAAAACCACCTCTACTGAAGATACTAAATATCCATGCCATTCAGCACAGAATATTCTTCGTAAAACAGGGTTAATATCAGGGAGACATGTAATTATCAAACACTCTCGCTATCACAAGCGGTGACATTGCATCACATGCACGTGAGGTACGACGTACGTTCGCGACTGGTGGCGACTGGTCGCGTTTGCGTTCCATGGTCGCTTCCTCTGCCGCAGCGCGACGTACACACTAATGACCTGTGACGTGGGCTATGCATTATAACCATCGCCACCTTGATGAACAGCGCGATCGCTTAAGCGACGTGACGTAGTCATTACGGGTCCGCCAGTCACGACCGTGTTTTCGGCTGACGAGGCGAGACGCCATCAGCCATGGATAGCCATTGGTAACCACAGAAAGCCTCTGTTTGAAATCGACTGCACCGTTTGGCTGAAGCTGACGACATGTGGCGAAGGAGTGAAGTGTCAGCGCTGACTAATTCGTTGCTTCTCAAAACTGGCACAGGTAGATGATGGGAATTGCAGTCACTGCCATCAGCTTGAAATCGTCGaaaagacgaagacgaagacgGCCGAAGAGGACGTGTTTTCTGCGCGTTCTTCACTCTAGGCCTAGCGATTTCTGTCAATTTTATCCTCAAGACGAAGTTTTTCCTATCTCCACTGCCCTGCCCTGCACCGTCCTTTTGTTCGCCAGGGGGAGGTCCCTCCAGCCCCATTGGGGCCTTTGACGGACGTCGGCCCGCCGGTGTCATGGACACAGCAAGAACAAGTGCCGTTGCAGCTGTTAGGCTTCCAGAACCTCCAGCGAAACGCCAGCGAGACGAAAATGATGATGACGTCTTTGAGCGTGGGTACGTCCCTCACGATGACGCGAACCCCGCCTCCGACGACACAGTGGTAAACCTGGAAATCGAtaacgaagacgacgacgacacgACTCCTTTCCAAGTGGTCACATACAAAAAGAACCGTCCTGCGGGCATTCCAGTTGTCTTCAAACCGAAGGACTCAAGTCAGACGTTTTGGGATGTTAACCCAAACACCATCGCAAAAGACATTCTAAAAGAAACGCAAGAGAAAATCCTCTCGCACAGGATCAATGGAGAAGGTTGTTTGGTCATCAACGTCGCATCGGAGGGGTCCGCAACTAGCCTGCTGAAAATTGAGGTGGTTGCCGGCCTCGCAGTTGAGGTATTTGTGCCATCGTCGTATCTTCGTACAATGGGAAGGATAAGGAAGGTCCCTAAGAGATATTCCGAGCTTCAGTTGAAAGATTACCTGAGCGCATATAACATCCAAGCTGTGAAACGTGAATTCGCTTTCATCCGAGACGATGACGGGACGTGCACCTCTGTTGAGAAGGACAGCGTCATCCTCACATTTCAGTCAGGGCAAGCACTGCCGTCGGAGGTTCGACTAGGTTTCACTAGCTACCCTGTAGAAGAATATGTGTCACCTCCTACTCGGTGTTTTCGCTGCCAACGATTCGGGCATATTGCTCGGCATTGCCGATACGATGAACGATGCAAAGTGTGCGCGGGCCCCCATGACTACAAGGTGTGCACCGCACGGAGGGAGCCAAAGTGCGCTAACTGTAGCCTCCCACATGCAGCGACGTACGGAGCGTGCAGGGTGGTTAGAGCGGCAGTCGCAGCTCAAGTTCGTCGGGTGACAAATGGTCAGCCTACTACAAGCAAGATGGCACCACCTAACCCCGACTACGTAAGAGCTACTTTACAAGAGTATCCCCGTCTCACCAGCCAGACAAAGCAAAAGGCAAAACCCAAAGCTGGGAAGAATAAGGGCATAGGAACGTATGCTGTCGTCGCAGCTGGAAAACCTCACGTTCAAGGAGAGACCCATGGCCCCCTTGAGAAGTCGGCGGGATGTCATAGCACAACCCCGGAGCCCCGACGACTTCGTGTGAAAGCGAATTCGTGCAGGACCACGGTGGAGTCCTTAGATATGATTGTACCAATGTTATTCGTCGTTTTGCGTGTCATTCTGCGAGATCACCCTGCGTCACAGAACCTCCCCGAGGTACAAGCGTTGCTAGCCATGGAGGCTATCTTACTAGAAAAAAACCATGAAAGAAGCACTGACTCACATCATGGCAACGGCTCTTAAGTCGGCCATCATCTTCCAGTGGAATTGCAACAGCCTTAAGCCGAAAATGGGAGATTTTCGCAACTTTATTTTTCGCCATAGTTTCCCAATATTGGCATTGAGCGAACCGAGAGTGGACAGTAGCTTTGGTCTCTCAGGGTACGAGGTGTACAGTTCTCAGAGGACAGGTAACCACAGTCGAGCAATGTTGTGCGTGAGAAAAGACATACCGTGTGCCTTCCTACGATGCTcgacagatgaaaattttgaatatgTAACGTGCCGGGTGCAGCTCAAGAGTACGCGTATCACAGTGACTAGTATGTATGTGGCCCCAAATGTAAGGATCAACGTGGATCAGTTTCGCGACTTTCTCCGAGGAGTTCCTTCACCGGTCATCATCTGTGGAGACATGAATGCCCACAGTGTTGTTTGGGGTAGCCGGCACACCGATACTCGGGGACACGTGCTTGAGTGTGTGATGGATGAATTTAACTTGACTGTCCTCAATGACGGTTCGCCGACATTCTTTCGAGGCCACTC from Ornithodoros turicata isolate Travis chromosome 4, ASM3712646v1, whole genome shotgun sequence encodes the following:
- the LOC135391748 gene encoding alpha-L-fucosidase-like isoform X2; the protein is MTQTQLGFLVGRRTKPPSLPTSLPHLLVIIISLSSYHHLQSTVAKMPTSVRPTTASCHNHHHLMAITMNSKVNKKIPRHVGISGNEGADRTAAGAHEHTQRVPIILAREDRRYLASPDPRCTLNGSMTSPPIVCFTLSTVFHRMRLNVAFTHLIGVGASSLCSTCGVRGDLHNILLVCGHPVRETVVVNDRWGINANCKHGDFYNCKDNYDPGVLMSHKWERCTTIDMKSWGYRRHASAQDYLTIEELLRRVVKTISCNGNILINVGPTKDGVITPVFQERLLQLGSWLKVNGEGLYASKPWKHQNDSHTPGVWYTQKADNVFAYVLQWPKGNVLTLHSLKLNKASRITLLGYDKGDLAWYTTPEGAVAVEFPAFTPYALPCQWAWTLKIQGAM